CTTTAATATATCTGATAAACTATATTTTGAGCCTTTAACAGAAGAGGATGTATTAAATATAATAGACAAGGAAAAGCCGGAAGGAGTTATACTACAGTTTGGTGGTCAAACTTCCATAAAGTTAGCAAAGTTTTTAAATGAGAAGAATGTAAATATACTAGGAACTAGTTATGACAATATAGATAGAGCAGAAGATAGGGAAAGATTTGAGGAACTATTAGATAATCTAGATATAAATAGACCTAAGGGAAAGGCTGTATTTTCCACAGAGGACGGATTATTAGAAGGTGAAAAATTAGGTTATCCACTGTTAGTAAGACCATCCTATGTACTAGGTGGAATGGGTATGGAAATTACCCATAACCATCAAGAACTTGAGAAATACTTGAAAAATGCCTTTAAAAGGGATAAAAAGAATCCTGTGTTAATAGACAAATATTTAGTAGGAAAAGAAATAGAGATAGATGCTATTTGTGATGGAGACCATATACTGATTCCAGGGATAATGGAACACTTAGAAAGGGCAGGAGTTCACTCGGGAGACAGTATTACCATATTCCCTAGTAATGATATAAATGATCATATTAAAAATAAAATAATAGAGTATACTGAAAAAATAGGTAACGGCCTTAATGCTAAAGGTATGATAAACATTCAGTTTATAGAAAGTAACAATGAATTATATGTAATAGAAGTAAATCCACGCTCAAGTAGAACAGTACCATATATAAGTAAAGTAAGTAATGTACCTGTAATAGACATAGCTACTAGGGTAGTTATGGGACAAAAGTTAAAGGATTTAGAATATGGAGTAGGGTTATATAAGAGACCTGAATTAATATCTGTAAAAGTACCTGTATTTTCTACTAGTAAATTACCAGATGTAGAAGTTTCATTAGGACCAGAAATGAGATCAACAGGAGAAGTACTAGGTGTGGGAAGAACCTTAGAAGAAGCCTTATACAAAGGGTTCTTAGGAGCTAACTTCAATATGAAGTGTGAAAATAAAAAAGTATTAGCTACTGTAAAGGATGAAGATAAGGGCGAATTCTTAGAAATAGCTAAGATTCTAGACAAATTGGGATATGAGTTTATATCTACTAGTAAGACCTATGAATTGTTAAAAACTAACAATTTAAGGGTGCAAAAAGTGGATAAACTAAATGAATCTGATGAGTTATTAACTCTTATAAACAGAGATGAAATTCACATGGTAATAAATACACCTACAAAGGGAAATGATTCTAAGAGAGACGGATTTAAAATAAGACGAAAGGCCATTGAGTCTAACGTAAATATATTCACATGTATAGATACCTTTAGGGCCTATGCGGAAGTACTAGAATTTAATAAGGATAATTTAAGAGTATTTAACTTATAAGACGAAGAATAGAGTTATCACCATAACATTGAAAAAACACATTATTTTCAATAATAGCAAATAGACAAAATAAAAAGTTAGAAATTTGAAGGAAGTTTTCTTCAATATTTCTAACTTTTTTGTTTTATTTATCTAGAAGCATCTAATAACAATTCTCTTTGATTTCGTTATTTTTTCAGTGGCGTCCCAATCCCACTCCTTTTTTATTTAATTTTATTGAGGAATAAAAACTTATCACAAATAGTATTAATTAGTCATATATTATATATCGCAAGAATGAACAGGAGCTTAATCTATAAGTTTCAAATATTTTATTTCCTAAAAGGAGGAGTTTTGTAAATGGCAGTTCGTCACTATGTTTTATTAGCAACAGATGGTTTTATAGACCTTCCAAATGAACCAAATACTTGTACAACCGATAGGACAAAAATATATGCTTGGGGATTTATAGGAGGCCTATTTGAGGTAGATGGTAAAAAGGTAAAAGGAAATGAGTACCTTGACTGGAAAGATGAAAAAAATTGGGAGACACTAATGAATCTAAAAGGTACAGCAACAATCCCATCGCCTATAGTTTGGGCAGACGTTGGAGATAGAATATATATTACCCTTATCAACCTTGGTATGAAATATCGTCCTGACCTTCCAGATTTCCATACAATTCATATGCATGGTGCCCATGTTGCCACTCAATTAGATGGTTTCCCTGAAACTTCTTTTGGTGTTCCTATGTGGATGGAAAAAGATGAATCTGGCAAACTTGAAAAACCGCCTGCAGCAACTTACTATTTTAATCCGCAACATCCTGGAACACTTATGTATCATTGTCATATAGAAGCTTCAGAACACGTTCAGATGGGAATGTATGGTGCTTTGATTATATATCCATCAACTGAAAGTTTGGCTAAGGCAGGTATTAAGCAACATAAAGATGGCCGCTGGTTCGTAGGAAAGAAGTGGATACCTTATATTCCTAAAACAGCTACCCACAGAAATTTCGCATATAATAATATCCATACTTACTTTGATAAGGAAAATATTATGCTATTATCAGATATTGATTCAGTATGGCATAAGAGTGTTCTTGAAGACACGGATTTTAATGCTGTAAATTTTAAACCTGATTACTGGCTTGTTAATGGTCGAGCATTCCCTGATACTCTATTACCCCATCCGTTAACACCAGGTAATGAAAGTGACCCGAATCTTACGCAAATTAACTATGAGTCCTACGTTCATGTAAAAACTGACGATAGATTTTTGTTAAGAATGATAAACTTAGGATATCAAGTCGTACCATGGCATATACATGGATGGCATTTTATTCAGGCAGGAAAGGATGCACACCTGAGTCCGTTTTTAGCCCAGCAATCTAGATCTATTAAACTAGATCGTGAGTTAGTAGAGCAAGGATTTACTGCAACTATTGGCTCTGGCGAAACATTTGATTTACTTTTAACAGCAGATAACAAGGCTCCACAATATAGAAATTATATCGTCAATGGTCAAGATGGTTTCCCATCCCTATGTAAGCAAATGAGAGAAATTCAAAAAATTGATAGTGAAGCAATCTTTGATATTCCTACTGAACCAGTAAATTGTCCAGACCCTAATACGGTAAACTATGTGGATATTTGTAATTGTCAATGTGGTGGTAATGATGATAAATTCTTCCCTCAGTTTTACCCAATGCATAATCATGATGACTATAAAGTAACCAATAATGGTGTTTATCCTGGAGGTCAATTAACTTATATTCAAACTGATGCTCCTGAATCATGTGATGGACATAAAGAAGATTATCTAACAGAAACTGAGGATATTATTGATGAAATTGATAGTAAGGAAAATATAACTGAGGTTAATGAAAATATGCCTATAAGAAATAATGAAGACCCTGTAAAGATTGTTTATGATGAAGAGGTTGACAGTATTGATGAAACTATGATTCGCATTATTGAAAAAGATATTAGAGACTGTATAGGAGATATTTAAGCTATAAAAAGAAGACCGTATTAAATCTATATTGAGTAGAATAAAAATACATGTGGAGATATATTTTCCACATGTATTTTTTACTTACTCTACAATTTATAAATTAAAAAAATGATACATGGAGAAGTAAAATGGGTATAAAAGAAAAAGTAGAGAAGAAATTATAATAGAAAAGCTTAAAAAAAGATAAACTATTATCATTGTATATTAATAGGAACATATAATATATGTAGAGAATGATGAAAGTGTAAATGCCATTAGAATAAAGTATGATAAAATAATTATAGGGATATTTTTCTTAGTTTTTTTAAAATTATAAAATTAATAAAAAATTAATATTATAAACTTATCCTTATGTATTAAATATGCTATACTGTAATAATAATGAAAAATAATAAATAAATTTTAATTATACATGGAGATGATGGAAATGAAGTTATGTTCTGCTTGTAATAAAAACATCGCCGTAGTATTCACATCAAAAATGGAAGGCGGTAAAACTGAACTTCAAGGACTTTGTATAGAATGTGCTAAAAAAATGGGCATACCTGTAATAGAGCAATTAATGCAACAAACGGGCATGTCACCAGAAGATGTGGAAAACTTAAATGATCAAATGCTCGGAATGTTTAAGGGAATGGATATGGAAGACTTTGATGAAAAATCTATCATGTCCGAATTATTTGGTCAATCTGAAAATGATGATATGGTAGATAGTCGTGATGAAATAGAAATAGATGAGACTAAAGAAAGTCCTAATGGAGAAGTGAAAAATAAAAGAGATAAAAGTTGGAAGAAAAAGAAGAGAAAACATTTAGAAAAATACGGAATGAATTTAACAGAAAAAGCTAAGAGAAATGAAATAGACAGAATTATAGGTAGAAACAGAGAAATAGACAGGGTAGTACAAATTTTAAATAGAAGAAGTAAAAACAACCCATGCTTAATAGGAGAGCCAGGAGTAGGTAAAACTGCCATAGCAGAAGGATTAGCAGTTAGAATTCATGAGAGACAAGTACCTGCTAAACTATATGATGCAGAAGTTTATCTATTAGATTTAACGGCTGTAGTAGCAGGAACTCAATTTAGAGGCCAATTTGAAGGAAGAATGAAAAATATTATAAACGAAGCTAGGGATAATGGAAACATTATATTAGTTATAGATGAAGTTCATAACATTATGGGAGCTGGAGAAGTTCATGGTGGAGTTATGAATGCAGCTAACATATTAAAGCCAGCTTTAGCTCGTGGAGAAATTCAAATAATTGGAGCTACAACTTTAGAAGAATACAGAAAGCATATAGAAAAGGATGCTGCTTTAGAAAGAAGATTCCAACCAGTACTAGTAGATGAGCCTAGTATAGATGAGTCTATAGAAATACTTGAGGGAATTAAGGAGTATTATGAAGAGTATCATAAAGTAAAAATATCTCATGAAGTAATAGAGGCTGCTGTAAAATTATCAGAAAGATATATTACAGATAGGTATTTGCCCGATAAGGCAATAGATATAATTGATGAAGCTGGTTCACGTGCTAATCTTAAAAATCAAGGATTAGTAGAATTAAAAGCCTTAGAAGAAGAATATGATAAATTAATGGAAGAAATGGAAGCACTATCTAATCAAAATAAGTATGAAGAGGCAGCTAAACTTAAGGTTGAAGAGTGCAGAATAGAAAAGAAAATAAAAGAAATAAAGGCATCTTCCTTAAATATGGATATAACTCCTGAAGATGTGGCCTTTGTGATAGAATCTTGGACAAAAATTCCTGTTCAAAAGATTACAGAGGAAGAAGCTGATAGGTTACTTAGCTTAGAAACTTCACTTCATAAAAGGATAATAGGTCAAAATGAAGCAATAGATAGTATCTCAAAGACCATAAGACGTAATCGTTCTGGATTTAGGAAAAAGAAAAAACCTGCTTCATTCATATTTGTAGGACCAACGGGAGTAGGTAAGACAGAGGTTGTAAAGGCACTTGCTTGTGAATTATTTGGTACAGAGGAAGCTTTAATACGAGTAGATATGTCTGAATACATGGAAAAACATACTGTATCTAAATTAATAGGAGCGCCTCCAGGATATGTAGGATATGATCAAGGAGGACAATTAACAGAAAAGGTGAGAAGAAAGCCTTACTCTGTCATATTAATGGATGAAATAGAAAAGGCCCATCCTGATGTATTTAATATGTTACTTCAAATATTAGAAGATGGAAGACTTACTGATTCCCAAGGAAGAACTGTATTCTTTGAAAATACTGTTATCATAATGACTTCCAATGCAGGAACTAGTATAAAATCTAATACTATTGGATTTGGGAAAGAAGATTATGCTGGCCTTGAGGAGAAAGTTAGGGATGCCCTAAAGAAAATCTTTAGACCAGAGTTTTTAAATAGAATAGATGAAACTATAGTATTTACTCATTTAGAAAAGGATGAGTTAAGACAAATAGTAGACTTAATGTTAGAAGAAGTAAAAGAAGAGGCTCGTGAGGCTGCAGTAACAATAGAAGTAGATGATAAAGTGAAAGAGTTCATATTAGAAAAGGGTTATGATAAAAAATATGGAGCAAGACCTTTGAGACGAACTATTCAAAGTTATATAGAAAATGAAATAGCAGACTTTTATCTACAAAATAGATTAAAAGAAGGAGCTACTATAAAAGTAAAATTAAATGAAGATAATAAGATCGAATTAGAATAGCAGGTTATCACAAGGGACGGTTATATAATTAAAATTAACCGTCCCTATTTAGGTTCAATTCGACAATATCTTTCAAATTTGGAGACATATGTCCTTAAGTGTTATGATGAAAATAAATATAATTAGGATGAGGGATATGAATATAGAGAAATTATTAGATAAAGATTTAGAAATTTTTAAGATTATTTCAAATTCTGAGGAAATTTTCAAAGAAAATTGGGAATATATAAAATATAGGCCAAGAGAGATTCTTTGTGAATATGGAGATGAGTGCAAATATTTTTATGTGATCCTAAGTGGATTTGTAAATATATATCATACTTCGGAAAAGGGGAAAACCTATTCCCAGTCCGTATATGAAAAGGGGTACTACATAGGTGAATTAGAATTGTTCACAGATAAACCCTTCATATGTGGAGTAGAAACTATTACAGATACAGAGATTATAAGACTTAGTAAAGATGTGTTTTTAAAGTGGACAAGGTCTGATATGGATATACTTTATTATCTTATGAAGACCCTATGTGATTCTAGTTATACTTTATCTGAAAAGGCCAGTTATGATACTTTATATTCACTAAAGTTTAGAATCTGTGATTATCTAATAGACTGCAAAAAGAATCCTGATTGTTATAAACACTATAAAATATTTTTAAGTAAAAAATATTTAAGTGAAAGGTTTGTAGTAACTACTAGGAGTATAAACAGAATACTTAAAGAATTACATGAAAAAAATCTCATCGATTTTGAATCTAACTATATAAAAATAGTAGATTTAAAGGGATTAGAAAAAGAAAGAGAAAATGAAAGATTTATGTAAAGAAATAGGTTTAGAGACAAGAGTTAAGAGATTAGAATTTTAATCTCAAAACCCTTAAGCCTAAACTTAAAAAATAAAAATAAAATACAGGGGGAGTAAAAGGTGAAAAAAAAGCTAATTACAATTTTAAGTTTGATACTTATCGTATCAATAGCTTTTGTAGGTTGTGGTTCTAAACCAGCTGAGGAAGCACCTGCAAAGGAAGAAACTAAAGCTGAAGCTTTAAATGTATCTTTAGTAGTTGCGGGAGGATTAGGAGATAGATCTTTCTATGACTCAAGTAATGAAGGAATAACTATGGCTAAGGAAAAGCTAGGTGTAAATGGAACTGTATTAGAGTGTAAGAATGACCCAGCATTATACAGTGACCAATTAGTTCAAGCATCTCAAATTAGTGATGTGGTAGTAGTTGTTGGATTTGAGTTCTATGACGTTATTCAAGAAGTAGCTAAAGAATTCCCAGAGAAAAACTATATCTATATAGATAATACAATCGAAGGTGTATCTAACATCACTTGCATTGACTATATGGAAAATGAAGGGTCTTTCTTAGCTGGAGCATTAGCAGCTATGATGACTACTGATACTTCTGTTGCTGGAATGAACGAAGCAGCTAAGATAGGTATGGTAGGTGGAATGGATATTCCAGTTATAAGAAACTTCCAAGTTGGATATGAAGCAGGAGCTAAGCATGTAAATCCAGATGTGGTAGTAGAAACTATATTTGCTGGAGATTTTGAAGATCCTGCAAAGGGAAAAGAAAGTGCATTAGCTTTATATGCTAAGGACGTAGACATTGTATTCCAAGTTGCTGGAAAAACTGGAGAAGGTGTTTTTGAAGCAGCTAAAGATTCTAATCAATATGCTATAGGTGTAGATTCAGATCAAAGATATATCAACCCTGATAACATTATGGCTAGTATGACTAAGGGTGTTGGACTATCTATATATGAATCTATTGAAAGAATCAAAAAAGGTGAATTCAAAGCTGGAACTGTATATAAGTATGGAATCAACGAAAATGGTGTTGACGTATCTTTCGGAACAGAAGATATGAAGCAAATCGTTAGTGAAGATGTTATGAAAAAAGTTGAAGAATTAAAAGAAAAGATTAAGAGTGGAGAAATCACTGTTCCAGAAGCTAAGTAAATTAAAATGAAGAAGCATAGAGCTTCTTCATTTTTTAACTAAAATATAGTTGAAAAAGGTTAATAGTTACTCGTTAATGGTTGGGCGTTGATCGTTAAACGCCAACGACAAACGAACAACAAATAACGACTAATGAAAGAAAGGAAGAAGGGAGAAAGATGGCTGAAAGGATAATTGAACTTAAGAATGTATCTAAACAGTTTCCAGGAGTTTTAGCAAATGATGACATAAGCCTTCATATAAATAAAGGAGAAATATATGCTATAGTAGGAGAAAATGGAGCGGGAAAATCAACTTTAATGAAGACCATGTATGGCCTACATGCTCCAACTAGTGGTGAAGTATATATAAAGGGAGAGAAGATGGAGCATTTTTCCCCAGGTGAGGCAATTAAAAGGGGTGTTGGGATGGTTCATCAACATTTTATGTTAGTTCCATCATTCACTATTGCTGAAAACATAGTTCTAGGATGTGAACCTAAAAATAATACCCTATTTGTAGACAATAAAAAGAGTGTAGAAATAGTAAAGGATTTAAGTAAGACCTATGGCCTTGAAGTGAATCCCAATATGAAGATAGAAGATGTATCTGTAGGTATCCAACAAAGGGTTGAAATACTAAAGACCTTATACAAGGGAGCGGATATTCTAATATTAGATGAGCCAACGGCCGTTTTAACACCTCAGGAAACGGAAGAATTATTTAAAGTAATTAAAAAACTAGTAAATGAATTAGATAAAACTGTTATAATAATAACTCATAAATTAAATGAAGTATTGGCAATCTCAGACAGAGTTGGAGTTATGAGACAGGGAAAGCTAGAAGGTGTAGTAAACACGACTGATGTAAATGAGAGAATCTTAGCTGAAATGATGGTAGGTAGAGAAGTTTTACTTGGAGACATAAAAAGACCTGAAACTGATGGAGAAAGGCTAATAGAAGTTAAAGACTTAGTATCAAAGGATAACAGGGGATTTGATTCATTAAATAAAATAAGCATTAATGTAGCAGCTGGAGAAATACTGGGAATAGCAGGTATTGAGGGAAATGGTCAAAGTGAGTTAATAGAGGCCATAGCAGGTATGAGAAAAATAGAATCAGGTAAAGTGATTATTAACAATAGAGAGTCTACTACTTTAAATCCAAAGGAAATAAGGGATTTAGGTGTGGCCCATATACCAGAGGATAGACTTGTTACAGGTTTGAGTAAAGAATCATCCATAACAGATAATATACTTATGGGAAAACAACATAGTAATGAATTTAGTAAAAACGGAATTCATTTAAAGAGAGAGAAAATAACTGACTATGCTAAGAATCTAATAAGAAAATTTGATGTGAGAACTGCATCAGAAGAGGTAAAGGTAGGTTCGTTATCTGGAGGGAATATGCAAAAGGTAGTAATTGCAAGGGAGTTTTCCTTCGATACAAAGGTCTTGTTAATATCACAACCTACAAGGGGTGTAGATATAGGAGCCATTGAATTTATTCATGACCAGATTATAAAGAAGCGTAATGAAGGTTGTGCCATTTTGTTAGTGTCAGCAGAGCTAGATGAAATATTTAGATTATCAGATAGAATTATTACCCTTTATGAAGGTGAAATTACTGGTGAATTTAAAAACGGTGAAATCAGTAAGAATGAGATAGGATATTATATGACTGGAAATAGAAAGGAGCTAGAGTAATGTTTAAGATTAAGATAAAAGAGAATATGGAATACTTAACTTCTCTATTTCTGTCTATATTTGCAGCCTTATTAATAGGTGCTATTATAATGGTGTTTAACGGACAAAATCCAATAGTGGGATATGGTGCCCTAGTGGCGGGAGCCTTTGGTTCTAAATACAAAATAGCAACTACCTTTGCAAAGACAGTACCCCTTATATTAACGGGATTAGCCACAGCCATATCATTTATGAGTGGAATATTTAATATAGGCGGAGAAGGACAATTATATTTAGGAGCTTTTGCAGCAGCCTACGTGGGATTCACCTTTGGAAGCTTACCTGTGTTTGTGGCCATAATATTAGCCATAATGGCATCAGCCCTAGTAGGTGGATTATATGCATATTTTCCAGGAGTTTTAAAGGTAAAATATAATATAGATGAAGTTATTACAACTATCATGTTAAATAGTGTGGCAATACTTTTTACTAACTATTTAGTTAACTATCCATTTGCTGCATCTCAAGGTAAAATGGGTGGAACAGACATGATTAGCGAGGCTTTTAAATTTACTAAATTAGTTAGATTATCTAAATTAAACACGAGTATTTTTTACACAGCACTAATAGCTATATTTATGTATTATTTAATTAAGAAGACATCCTTTGGATATAACTTTAAAATGGTTGGAGAGAATAGTATATTTGCTAAATATGCAGGGGTTAATAATAAGAAATACATGATAAGAGCTATGATCATTTCAGGTGCCCTGTGCGGTATAGCAGGAGCTTTTGAAGTATATGGAGTGCACTATAGATTCTTACAAAACATATCTAAGGGATATGCCTTTGATGGAATGTTAATAGCTTTAATCGTTAGAAATAATCCTGTAGGTATTGTACTCATGTCCATATTCTTTGCCATGCTAAAGACAGGTTCAAATTCAATGGAGATTGCAACGGGAATACCATCAGAACTTATATTAGTTATTCAATCCATAATAATACTATTCATAGCAGGAGAAAATGGATTTAAAAACATAATTAAGAAAAGGAAATTAAACAAAGGAAAGTTGGTGAAATAATTATGCAGGACGTATTTAATCTAACCCTACTTCAAAATACTATTAGAACTGCTACGCCTCTTATATTGGCAGCCCTTGGTGGATTATTGACTATGCATGCTGGAATATTAAACATTGGTATGGAGGGAATGATTCTAATAGGAGCATTCTTTGGTGTATTAGGAAGTTACTTTTTTAATAGTGCCCTAATGGGTGTGTTATTAGCAATATTTTCAGGATTATTAATAGGACTTTTATTTGGAGTATTTACTATAGAATTAGAGTCAGATGAATTTATCATTGGTATAGCAATTAATATATTTGCAGGGGGACTTACTGTATTTTTATTAAGAAGTATATTTGGAGTTAAGGGAGCTTTCTCATCGCCAGATATAGTACCCTTACCCGATGTGAATTTTCCTTTCATAGATAAAATAGGATTTTTAGATACTATATTTAATAATCACTCTTTGTTTGTTTATATAAGTTGGATATTAGTTATTTTAGTATATATATTTCTTTATAAGACACCATACGGATATTGGATAAGGGCAGCAGGAGAACATCCTGAGTCTTTAGAAACGGTAGGAATTAGTCCTAAGAAGATGAAGTATATAAGTTCACTACTTTGTGGAGTATTCTGTGGTTTAGCAGGAGCTCATTTATCTTTAGGATACCTAACCCTATTCACAGAGAATATGAGTGCAGGAAAGGGATTTATATCCCTAGCAGCCATCATATTTGGGGCATCTAATCCTATAAAGACCTTCGGAGCAGCATTATTATTTGGATTCTTTGATGCCTTAGGTATAAGACTTCAAGGTGTAGGTATACCATCACAGTTTACTCAAATGATACCTTATTTAGCTACTATATTTGCTCTATTTATAGTGGCAAAGAGAAAGTTAGGTAAGAAGGTAGCATAGTTTATAGATTGACTATGTCCAATCTAAATGTACATGAACTTACTTCGGTCATGTAAATAAAAACGTTTATAAGGTAAGTCACTATCAGACTATAGAGTGTGAATATTATAGTCACGATAGAAGGTTCACAATTGTTTGCAGCATAGGATGTTCTGATGTTCCACCTTCTAAAAATTTTTCATTTACATTCCCTTGTAAGTAGCTAGAGTTTATTGAGTTTGGAAGTGGTATATAGATTTCGACTTGTAGGTATATAGAGCTTGTAGTTTTATAAGTCAGAAGGTAGAAAGAAGGGACAGAAGATGAAATATGATGTGGTAGTATTAGGAGCAGGGCCAGCGGGATATTATTTCGTGAAGGAATTTGCTAAGAGTGGCAAATCTATTGCATTAATAGAGAAATATAAGTTGGGAGGCGTTGGTCTTAGGACTGGATGTCTTCCAGTTAAAAAATATTTAGATACAATAAGAAATATGAACAAGGCTAAGGGCCTTATAGATCATGATATTTTAGATGGTAAATTTAGTTCTCAAAAATTATATGAAAGCGTTAAGGGAAAGCTAAGTAAAGTAGAATCTATGATGGAAGATGAGCTTAATAACCTTAATGTGGACATGTTTTATGGTGAATGTGAGTTTATAGATGAAAATACTATAGTGATAGATGATAAAAGGATAAACTTTCAAAGGGCCGTATTGGCCACAGGAACAAATCCTATTGGGCTAGGTGAACATGAACTAGATGAAGAGTTTATCATAAGTCATATGGGAGCCATAGAATTTGATAAACTACCTGAGTCTATTTGTATAATAGGCGCCAATGTGGAGGGAATAGAATTTGCTTCACTGTTTTCATCATTGGGAGTGAAGGTCACTGTAATAGATATGGATACTCATATATTACAGGGAAATGATGAAGATTTAAAAAAGCTGTCTATTAATTACTTAAAAGAAAATAATGTTACTTTCATACTTGGTGAAAAGGCAGAGAAAATAGAAAAGTATGAAGGTAAAGTTAAAATAGTTTTAGGAAAAGAAGAAATAAGAGCAGACAAAGTACTGGTTACTGGACTTAGAAAACCTAATATTCCAAAGGGTTTAGAGAATATAGGTCTTAAATATGATGAAAATCATATTCCAGTAGATAATAATTTTAAGACAAATGTGGACAATATATATGCTATTGGTGACATAAATGGCACATTAGGCATGGCCCATGTGGCTATAAACCAAGGAATAGAATTAGCTGATTATTTAGAGCGTAATATTGAACCTATGAGAGAATATACTTCCTTACCAAGATCTATTTACACTATCTATGAAATAACTGGAGCTGGGTTCCAAGAAAATGAATTAATGGGTAAAAATATAAATTATAGAGTTGAAAAGACATATTTCAAAGATACTTTTAGAGGATTTTCAAAGGA
The sequence above is a segment of the Anaeromicrobium sediminis genome. Coding sequences within it:
- a CDS encoding ABC transporter ATP-binding protein → MAERIIELKNVSKQFPGVLANDDISLHINKGEIYAIVGENGAGKSTLMKTMYGLHAPTSGEVYIKGEKMEHFSPGEAIKRGVGMVHQHFMLVPSFTIAENIVLGCEPKNNTLFVDNKKSVEIVKDLSKTYGLEVNPNMKIEDVSVGIQQRVEILKTLYKGADILILDEPTAVLTPQETEELFKVIKKLVNELDKTVIIITHKLNEVLAISDRVGVMRQGKLEGVVNTTDVNERILAEMMVGREVLLGDIKRPETDGERLIEVKDLVSKDNRGFDSLNKISINVAAGEILGIAGIEGNGQSELIEAIAGMRKIESGKVIINNRESTTLNPKEIRDLGVAHIPEDRLVTGLSKESSITDNILMGKQHSNEFSKNGIHLKREKITDYAKNLIRKFDVRTASEEVKVGSLSGGNMQKVVIAREFSFDTKVLLISQPTRGVDIGAIEFIHDQIIKKRNEGCAILLVSAELDEIFRLSDRIITLYEGEITGEFKNGEISKNEIGYYMTGNRKELE
- a CDS encoding ABC transporter permease translates to MFKIKIKENMEYLTSLFLSIFAALLIGAIIMVFNGQNPIVGYGALVAGAFGSKYKIATTFAKTVPLILTGLATAISFMSGIFNIGGEGQLYLGAFAAAYVGFTFGSLPVFVAIILAIMASALVGGLYAYFPGVLKVKYNIDEVITTIMLNSVAILFTNYLVNYPFAASQGKMGGTDMISEAFKFTKLVRLSKLNTSIFYTALIAIFMYYLIKKTSFGYNFKMVGENSIFAKYAGVNNKKYMIRAMIISGALCGIAGAFEVYGVHYRFLQNISKGYAFDGMLIALIVRNNPVGIVLMSIFFAMLKTGSNSMEIATGIPSELILVIQSIIILFIAGENGFKNIIKKRKLNKGKLVK
- a CDS encoding ABC transporter permease, encoding MQDVFNLTLLQNTIRTATPLILAALGGLLTMHAGILNIGMEGMILIGAFFGVLGSYFFNSALMGVLLAIFSGLLIGLLFGVFTIELESDEFIIGIAINIFAGGLTVFLLRSIFGVKGAFSSPDIVPLPDVNFPFIDKIGFLDTIFNNHSLFVYISWILVILVYIFLYKTPYGYWIRAAGEHPESLETVGISPKKMKYISSLLCGVFCGLAGAHLSLGYLTLFTENMSAGKGFISLAAIIFGASNPIKTFGAALLFGFFDALGIRLQGVGIPSQFTQMIPYLATIFALFIVAKRKLGKKVA
- a CDS encoding dihydrolipoyl dehydrogenase family protein; amino-acid sequence: MKYDVVVLGAGPAGYYFVKEFAKSGKSIALIEKYKLGGVGLRTGCLPVKKYLDTIRNMNKAKGLIDHDILDGKFSSQKLYESVKGKLSKVESMMEDELNNLNVDMFYGECEFIDENTIVIDDKRINFQRAVLATGTNPIGLGEHELDEEFIISHMGAIEFDKLPESICIIGANVEGIEFASLFSSLGVKVTVIDMDTHILQGNDEDLKKLSINYLKENNVTFILGEKAEKIEKYEGKVKIVLGKEEIRADKVLVTGLRKPNIPKGLENIGLKYDENHIPVDNNFKTNVDNIYAIGDINGTLGMAHVAINQGIELADYLERNIEPMREYTSLPRSIYTIYEITGAGFQENELMGKNINYRVEKTYFKDTFRGFSKDIKEGFLKIIIDENERVIGIWISSENASDLIGQIGLWIDEGVTIDYIKKKLFIHPTLGEAILDTAIKF